In Plasmodium gaboni strain SY75 chromosome 14, whole genome shotgun sequence, one genomic interval encodes:
- a CDS encoding hypothetical protein (conserved Plasmodium protein, unknown function) gives MEKLDTVANESSKMNKLRRSLTMSLYFIGISTVSWFICTTSRRKEWADIMLDYVHHKRCSFLSNSWEAFLKRLKS, from the exons atggAGAAGTTAGATACTGTAGCAAATGAATCTTCTAAAATGAACAAATTAA GAAGAAGTTTAACTATGAGTTTGTATTTTATTGGTATATCAACAGTATCATGGTTTATATGTACCACTAGCAGAAGAAAAGAATg GGCAGATATAATGTTGGATTATGTACACCATAAAAGATGTTCCTTTTTGTCGAATTCATGGGAAgcatttttaaaaagacttaaatcataa
- a CDS encoding hypothetical protein (conserved Plasmodium protein, unknown function) — MSSVINYDKFNKIDISSSDDENKKRLHPQLRKLDNKDKVVIGPDGLTILKNNKKDENIKHDKYNNTSKNVEEVKDKNNEYKNIYKESNSALNKNNNIHFENINNSIPNDKLKNNNKNFKDMFINGAVVPFEYIWNQSIDYINAFICLPLNCKAKNLIVDIKEDKLIVKRKNYHSDINNNNNNNNNNNDDVYSQHNTQVNSFHNNIEILINKEFPFKINNDEDTQIWEIKNMQINWFTLFNLSNEINNQNVEYTFEDYNKLDKQETFLYISLKKINEIENAYIWWSTLFKNEHPIKIENLPSRSSINKAKKGMHSFKAAWDEAHEIFKKNISKKQLPFGIDSS, encoded by the coding sequence atgagCAGCGTTATAAACTATGATAAATTTAATAAGATAGACATAAGTTCATCAGATGATGAGAATAAGAAAAGGTTACATCCACAGTTAAGAAAGTTAGATAACAAGGACAAAGTTGTTATAGGACCTGATGGATTAACAattttaaagaataataaaaaggatgaaaatataaaacatgataaatataataacacTTCAAAAAATGTAGAAGAAGTAAAAGATAAGAACAATGAATATaagaacatatataaagaaaGTAATAGTGctttaaataaaaataataatatacattttgaaaatattaataatagtaTTCCTAATGATAagttaaaaaataataataaaaattttaaagaTATGTTTATAAATGGGGCTGTAGTTCCTTTTGAGTATATCTGGAATCAGTCTATAGATTATATTAATGCTTTTATATGTTTACCATTAAATTGTAAAGCTAAAAATTTAATTGTAgatataaaagaagataAATTAATTGTTAAAAGAAAGAATTACCACAgtgatattaataataataataataataataataataataatgatgatgtATATAGTCAACATAACACTCAAGTTAATTCTTTTCATAACAATATTgaaattttaattaataaagaaTTCCCTTTcaaaattaataatgatgaagatACACAAATATgggaaataaaaaatatgcaAATTAATTGGTTCACactttttaatttatctaatgaaataaataatcaGAATGTAGAATATACATTTGAAGATTATAATAAGTTAGACAAACAAGAaacttttttatatatttctttaaaaaaaattaatgaaaTCGAAAATGCATATATATGGTGGTCtacattatttaaaaatgaacatccaataaaaattgaaaatCTTCCTTCTAGAAGTTCAATAAATAAAGCAAAAAAAGGAATGCATTCTTTCAAAGCTGCTTGGGATGAAGCACATGAaatttttaagaaaaatatatcaaagAAACAACTACCATTTGGCATAGAttcatcataa
- a CDS encoding Appr-1-p processing domain protein, whose amino-acid sequence MLFNKFFKHDRFHIALNKITTRNYKTSKKVNIGKLIAKNKIKNHEKHSIEDIELLLHEKHHDVLQSYPTIKNVHKIIDVNYLPVFKKNENQFNILNKIVLHFGDLSYLKGDAVVNGTNKVFELMKEGNGYDCSGNFLKTCGEELFNYMKKTKEENKGKSIILTKGYNSSYKNIIHVVEPYYNQTEMLKNCYENVLLIAKENNFKNIVFPLLGSGISLFKKHDVVISCLEGIYQFMKIKENFNAIDKIILCTITDSYWMLLRDSIYLYLDINI is encoded by the exons atgctttttaataaattttttaagCATGATAGATTTCATATTgcattaaataaaattacTACACGTAATTATAAAACAAGTAAAAAAGTAAATATTGGAAAACTTATAgctaaaaataaaataaaaaatcatGAAAAGCATAGTATAGAAGATATAGAGTTATTATTACATGAGAAGCATCATGATGTTTTACAAAGTTATCCAactataaaaaatgttcaTAAAATAATCGACGTTAATTATCTTCCTgttttcaaaaaaaatgaaaaccagtttaatattttgaataaaaTAGTTCTTCACTTTGGAG aTCTGTCATATTTAAAAGGTGATGCGGTGGTCAATGGAACAAATAAAGTTTTTGAACTAATGAAAGAAGGAAATGGTTATGACTGTTCAGgtaattttttaaaaacatgtggcgaagaattatttaactatatgaaaaaaacaaaagaggagaataaaggaaaaagtattatattaacaaaaggatataatagttcatataaaaatattatacatgTTGTTGAACCATATTATAATCAAACCGAAATGTTAAAAAATTGTTATGAAAATGTATTACTAATAGcaaaagaaaataattttaaaaatattgtatttCCTTTACTGGGTAGTGGTATTAGTTTATTTAAGAAACATGATGTTGTCATTTCATGTTTAGAAGGAATTTATCAATTcatgaaaataaaagagAATTTTAATGCTattgataaaataatattatgcACCATTACTGATTCTTATTGGATGCTCTTAAGAGATTCcatatatctttatttagatataaatatataa
- a CDS encoding putative SNARE protein, which translates to MSDIYFYSEEINNLLEDFKRILDELEKEEEKNEKTEKYCNDIHFINERIKTAKDAYFIEIRNLSEEEQIENISKIKNKMIILENLNIQFDFKKSKLIYEEEKQAKENKQMLKVRYVSAKDIETKGDIIQDQTDDAIFRMKMMVDESENITKDAANKLNTQNEKLQKARDKIDDVDINVYSAKQTLKEIAKEAVTDRFVRLMTILIFIVVTVLITVIIISRKQTPVVINEVMTENESIRKNKTVRRQEINPNLTKDF; encoded by the coding sequence atgagtgatatatacttttattctgaagaaattaataatttgttagaagattttaaaagaatattagATGAACTcgaaaaagaagaagaaaaaaatgaaaagacggaaaaatattgtaatgatattcattttataaatgaaaGAATAAAAACAGCTAAGGATGCTTATTTTATTGAGATACGGAATTTAAGTGAAGAGGAACAAATAGAAAATATctcaaaaataaaaaataaaatgataatattagaaaatttaaatattcaatttgattttaaaaaaagtaaattaatatatgaagaagaaaaacAAGCTAAAGAAAATAAACAAATGTTAAAGGTTAGATATGTATCAGCAAAAGATATAGAAACTAAAGGAGATATAATCCAAGATCAAACAGATGATGCCATTTTTAGAATGAAAATGATGGTTGATGAATCTGAAAATATTACTAAAGATGCAgcaaataaattaaatacacaaaatgaaaaattacaaaaagCAAGAGATAAAATTGACGATGTTGATATTAATGTTTATAGTGCTAAACAAACCTTAAAAGAAATAGCCAAAGAAGCTGTTACAGATAGATTTGTTCGTCTTATGActatattaatttttattgtaGTAACAGTACTTATCACAGTTATAATCATATCAAGAAAACAAACACCTGTTGTAATAAATGAAGTGATGACAGAAAATGAATCCATACGAAAAAATAAAACCGTGCGACGCCAAGAAATCAATCCCAATCTAACAAAAgatttttaa